The following proteins come from a genomic window of Achromobacter sp. AONIH1:
- a CDS encoding MFS transporter, with the protein MSHRLALLALALCAFGIGTTEFAPMGLLSEIASDLHISIPVAGFLISAYAIGVFVGAPVLTLSGSRLPRKAFLLGMMCIFVVGNIFAALSSTYEMLLSARVITALIQGPFLGVGAVVAGRLVPPGKQASAIATMFGGLALANVVGVPFQTWFGQITGWRSTFWLTSFIGLVAMVLLWAALPKQPRDGAAKIVHELTVLRRPAVLLALLVTVLSSGGMFTVMTYIAPILEHAGGIQSKAIGPLLVLLGLGFTLGGWLGGRIRDEQVDRSLAVILFFATVILAVFAYTMRAPIAAGITLFIWGVIWFATLPPLQTRIVTQAADAPNLSSAVNIGAFNLGNAFGALVGGAVIDAGAGYPWVAGAGAIANAASLLLVVLSRCGPGRR; encoded by the coding sequence ATGAGCCATCGCTTGGCACTGTTGGCGCTCGCCCTTTGCGCCTTTGGAATTGGAACCACTGAATTTGCCCCGATGGGGCTGCTGTCCGAGATCGCAAGTGATTTGCATATTTCGATTCCTGTCGCAGGCTTCCTCATCAGCGCCTATGCGATTGGCGTTTTTGTCGGCGCCCCAGTTCTCACCCTCAGCGGATCGCGCCTGCCCCGAAAGGCATTCCTGCTCGGCATGATGTGCATCTTCGTGGTTGGCAATATTTTTGCCGCCTTGTCCTCGACCTACGAAATGCTGCTGTCGGCCAGGGTCATTACCGCGCTGATCCAAGGCCCGTTCCTCGGTGTTGGTGCCGTGGTGGCAGGCCGACTGGTGCCACCCGGGAAACAAGCATCCGCCATTGCCACGATGTTTGGTGGCCTCGCCCTTGCCAATGTCGTCGGCGTGCCATTTCAGACCTGGTTCGGACAAATCACTGGGTGGCGGTCCACGTTCTGGCTTACCAGTTTTATCGGCCTGGTGGCAATGGTGCTGCTATGGGCTGCCTTACCGAAGCAGCCGCGCGACGGCGCAGCAAAGATCGTCCATGAATTGACGGTTCTGCGCAGGCCGGCTGTTCTGCTTGCCCTGCTGGTCACGGTACTCAGCTCCGGCGGGATGTTCACGGTCATGACCTATATCGCGCCGATCCTCGAACATGCCGGTGGAATTCAATCGAAGGCCATTGGCCCGCTCCTGGTTTTGCTGGGGCTCGGTTTTACGCTTGGCGGATGGCTGGGGGGGCGTATTCGCGACGAGCAGGTGGATCGTAGTCTTGCCGTCATCCTCTTTTTCGCTACGGTCATCCTGGCAGTGTTTGCCTACACCATGCGCGCACCGATCGCGGCAGGTATCACCCTTTTCATCTGGGGGGTCATCTGGTTCGCAACGCTGCCTCCATTACAGACCCGCATCGTGACGCAAGCAGCCGACGCGCCTAATCTATCATCGGCAGTCAATATCGGCGCATTCAACCTCGGTAATGCGTTCGGCGCGCTGGTCGGCGGAGCCGTGATCGATGCGGGGGCTGGATACCCCTGGGTTGCGGGCGCCGGTGCGATCGCCAACGCTGCAAGCCTTCTCTTGGTCGTCCTCTCTCGCTGCGGTCCAGGTCGGCGGTGA